A stretch of Acidobacteriota bacterium DNA encodes these proteins:
- a CDS encoding sigma-54-dependent Fis family transcriptional regulator, whose translation MAIPEIDSLNWYAAIEHASGAGIRIVAQAPADVADEVLEDVAARAVRLGYIVVDAKADLPPEQRRTFWHRHVVLIHRGEVTPVSARWIRELAHASPRAHAVVAVAGQPDRAREGTAAYVRAFGTLPPVAAGVLAQRALRFQRRGRQLAAQRWTCAEVERARRSADEVGAAAALVQLGALSTAAQADALIARGRRLLADLQDLEPRSHVVSVLADAWLEIGELEAAAAALSAVDVECTLAGIEIPPWIRAAQSELACWQGRWGDADRWARAAAHPGWRAVAALGRRDWPTVHLAASAVGDSHPEWGAVLGLLSRAIAGDRAGAVDALKRLGAGGGPQRWRDTLVLEGLRMAGADEDARRWVETVQVRPRGPTEQLLWRWASGKAGAMRMQPVLAEIRRCGAEGIRRWGMGRQDMQAWAGVSSLLEQVHEADDPATALRRGCRWAREYTGLDVVAIVTHDHATVIACDPDDRRSTMPLTDGTRVTAIRYGGVRIGSVVLRGHARDEGEVQAIANALATACAPALRARLDDLLLSGAGEALAADLLGVSPVMRALRDAVARAAGSSFPVLIEGESGTGKELVARAVHRLSPRRDRRWAAINCAALTDELLEAELFGHVRGAFTGAMGPRVGLLEDAHEGTLFLDEVAELSPRAQAKLLRVLQEGEIRRVGENASRRVDVRLVTATNRPLAEAARQGSYREDLVFRLAVIRLKVPPLRDRIEDIPLLAHSFWRAAAARVSTGAMLAPDALAALCRYGWPGNVRELQNVIAMLAVSGPTRGRIGARQVAAVLADRAVDGPLDPPLSLAAARGLSDRRVVASSLARHAGHCAAAARELGVSRQGLAKLIARLDVSKGA comes from the coding sequence ATGGCGATTCCCGAGATTGATTCGCTCAACTGGTACGCGGCGATCGAGCACGCAAGCGGCGCCGGAATTCGGATCGTGGCGCAGGCGCCGGCCGATGTGGCCGACGAGGTGCTGGAGGACGTCGCCGCTCGCGCTGTACGCCTTGGGTACATCGTCGTCGACGCCAAGGCGGATCTTCCGCCAGAGCAGCGGCGAACGTTCTGGCATCGACATGTGGTGTTGATTCACCGGGGTGAGGTGACGCCCGTCAGCGCGCGCTGGATTCGCGAACTGGCGCACGCGAGTCCACGCGCACACGCGGTTGTTGCGGTGGCCGGTCAGCCGGACCGCGCGCGTGAGGGCACAGCCGCATACGTGCGGGCGTTCGGCACGCTGCCGCCCGTTGCTGCCGGCGTGCTGGCCCAACGCGCGCTGCGGTTTCAGCGTCGTGGCCGCCAGCTGGCGGCGCAACGATGGACGTGTGCCGAGGTGGAGCGGGCGCGCCGTTCAGCGGACGAGGTTGGAGCGGCCGCCGCCTTGGTACAACTCGGGGCGCTGTCCACGGCGGCGCAGGCCGACGCGCTGATCGCGCGAGGCCGCCGCCTGCTGGCAGACCTTCAAGACCTGGAACCCAGGAGCCACGTGGTGTCCGTTCTTGCCGATGCATGGCTGGAAATTGGTGAGTTGGAGGCAGCGGCAGCCGCTCTTTCAGCGGTGGATGTGGAATGCACCCTTGCGGGGATTGAAATACCACCCTGGATTCGCGCCGCCCAGAGCGAGCTGGCGTGCTGGCAGGGGCGGTGGGGAGATGCGGACCGTTGGGCGCGTGCTGCGGCGCATCCCGGGTGGCGTGCGGTCGCCGCGCTGGGGCGGCGCGATTGGCCCACGGTTCATCTGGCCGCGTCGGCGGTCGGGGACTCACACCCCGAGTGGGGTGCCGTGCTGGGTTTGCTGTCTCGCGCCATCGCCGGCGACCGCGCCGGTGCGGTTGACGCCTTGAAGCGCCTCGGCGCGGGTGGGGGGCCACAGCGTTGGCGCGACACGCTTGTCCTTGAAGGACTGAGGATGGCGGGCGCAGACGAGGACGCGCGGCGCTGGGTGGAAACCGTGCAGGTCCGTCCGCGTGGACCAACCGAGCAGCTTCTGTGGCGGTGGGCGAGTGGAAAGGCCGGTGCAATGCGGATGCAGCCGGTGCTCGCGGAGATTCGCAGGTGTGGGGCTGAGGGCATTCGGCGGTGGGGGATGGGGAGGCAGGACATGCAGGCATGGGCGGGGGTGTCGTCGCTGTTGGAGCAAGTGCATGAGGCCGACGACCCGGCCACCGCGTTGCGGCGCGGTTGCCGGTGGGCGCGGGAGTACACGGGGCTCGACGTGGTCGCGATCGTGACTCACGACCACGCCACAGTGATCGCGTGTGATCCCGACGACCGCCGCAGCACGATGCCGCTCACAGACGGCACCAGGGTGACGGCCATCCGATACGGTGGCGTCCGTATCGGCAGCGTCGTGCTGCGGGGCCACGCGCGGGATGAGGGCGAAGTCCAGGCGATCGCGAACGCGCTGGCCACCGCGTGTGCACCGGCGCTGCGGGCGCGGCTCGACGACCTGTTGCTCTCGGGTGCAGGGGAGGCCTTGGCCGCCGACCTGCTCGGTGTGAGTCCGGTCATGCGCGCGCTTCGGGATGCGGTGGCTCGCGCTGCGGGCTCCTCGTTCCCCGTGCTGATCGAAGGCGAGAGCGGCACCGGCAAGGAACTGGTGGCACGCGCCGTTCACCGTTTGAGCCCGCGGCGCGACCGGCGCTGGGCGGCCATCAATTGCGCCGCGCTCACTGATGAACTGCTCGAAGCCGAATTGTTCGGTCATGTGCGCGGCGCGTTCACCGGTGCGATGGGGCCGCGCGTGGGCCTGCTCGAGGATGCGCATGAGGGCACGTTGTTCCTGGACGAAGTGGCGGAGTTGTCCCCTCGCGCTCAGGCCAAGCTCCTGCGAGTGCTTCAGGAGGGCGAGATTCGGCGCGTCGGCGAAAACGCGTCGAGGCGGGTGGACGTGAGACTAGTGACGGCCACCAATCGTCCGCTCGCCGAGGCCGCCCGGCAGGGAAGCTACCGCGAAGATCTGGTCTTTCGCCTTGCCGTCATACGCCTGAAAGTGCCACCGCTCCGCGATCGCATCGAAGACATTCCTCTGTTGGCGCATTCCTTCTGGCGCGCCGCCGCCGCGCGGGTCTCTACGGGCGCGATGCTTGCGCCTGATGCCCTTGCCGCACTGTGCCGGTACGGGTGGCCTGGCAATGTCCGGGAACTGCAGAACGTCATTGCCATGCTTGCGGTGTCAGGGCCGACCCGCGGACGTATCGGCGCACGGCAAGTGGCGGCGGTGCTGGCGGACCGTGCGGTGGACGGCCCTCTGGATCCTCCGCTGTCGCTCGCCGCCGCGCGTGGGCTCAGCGATCGCCGGGTGGTGGCTTCCTCGCTCGCACGCCACGCAGGCCACTGTGCGGCGGCAGCCCGAGAGCTAGGTGTGTCCCGACAAGGACTCGCCAAGCTCATTGCGCGGCTCGACGTCTCGAAAGGAGCCTAG
- the aroC gene encoding chorismate synthase, whose product MRFLTAGESHGQVLVVVLDGVPAGLALSESTINVDLARRQLGYGRGRRMVIEQDQVEILSGVRGGFTIGSPIALQIRNRDWVNWQFTMSPALEPDPALPGARRAAVTRPRPGHADLAGGLKYQRADMRDILERASARETAARVAAGAVARALLAATGIQVASHVTAIGGAAVADPLAYDFALIAALTDDDGVRCADTAVGAEMRGRVDAAREKGDTVGGAFEVIAHGVPAGLGSHAQWDRKLDGLLAQSLMSIQAIKGVGIGRGPDAAHLPGSEVHDEILLADGVPSGTLPTLRRPTNRAGGLEGGITNGEDLRVSAWMKPISTLMEPLRSVDLTSMQEEPATIERSDVCAVPAAAVVGEAMVCLVLANAVVEKFGGDTMDEIIRAARDWERVIAARLSKAPR is encoded by the coding sequence ATTCGTTTTTTGACAGCAGGTGAATCACACGGCCAGGTGCTGGTCGTGGTGCTCGACGGCGTACCCGCCGGTCTCGCGCTGTCGGAGTCCACGATCAACGTCGACCTGGCTCGCCGCCAACTCGGCTACGGCCGGGGCCGCCGCATGGTCATCGAACAGGATCAGGTGGAGATCCTTTCAGGGGTGCGTGGCGGATTCACCATCGGCAGCCCCATCGCACTGCAGATTCGCAATCGCGACTGGGTCAACTGGCAGTTCACGATGAGCCCGGCCCTCGAACCCGATCCCGCGTTACCTGGTGCGCGACGCGCGGCGGTCACGCGGCCCCGCCCCGGTCATGCCGACCTTGCGGGTGGACTGAAGTACCAGCGCGCCGACATGCGCGACATTCTCGAACGCGCAAGCGCCCGTGAAACCGCCGCGCGCGTGGCCGCCGGCGCCGTGGCCCGTGCCCTCCTGGCCGCCACGGGCATCCAGGTGGCCAGCCACGTCACCGCCATTGGTGGCGCAGCGGTCGCCGATCCGCTGGCCTACGACTTCGCCCTCATCGCCGCCCTCACAGACGACGACGGGGTGCGGTGTGCGGACACGGCGGTGGGAGCTGAGATGCGCGGCCGCGTGGATGCCGCGCGGGAAAAGGGCGACACCGTTGGAGGCGCATTCGAAGTGATCGCGCACGGCGTTCCCGCAGGCCTGGGGAGTCACGCCCAGTGGGATCGCAAGCTCGACGGTCTGCTGGCCCAGTCGCTCATGTCCATCCAGGCCATCAAGGGCGTGGGGATTGGCCGAGGCCCGGATGCCGCGCACCTGCCCGGCTCGGAGGTTCACGACGAAATCCTTCTCGCGGACGGCGTCCCCTCCGGGACATTGCCCACCTTGCGACGGCCCACCAACCGCGCCGGGGGACTCGAGGGCGGCATCACCAACGGCGAAGACCTGCGGGTCTCGGCCTGGATGAAACCCATCTCCACCCTGATGGAGCCGCTGCGGTCGGTGGACCTCACCTCGATGCAGGAAGAGCCGGCCACGATTGAACGCAGCGATGTGTGCGCGGTGCCGGCGGCCGCAGTGGTCGGCGAAGCCATGGTGTGTCTGGTGCTCGCCAATGCCGTGGTCGAGAAGTTCGGCGGCGACACCATGGACGAGATCATCCGCGCGGCGCGCGACTGGGAGCGGGTGATCGCGGCGCGCCTTTCGAAGGCGCCTCGCTGA
- the def gene encoding peptide deformylase: MLRPIVKHGERVLQTPALPVTQFDESLHTLVDDMLQTMYAAPGIGLAAPQIDVPLRVCVIDLTVGKRGGEVITLVNPVFVERDGMQLEEEGCLSVPGFQATVPRPSRVVVKGQDIHGKEVVVEGTGLLARALQHELDHLDGRLFLDRLRALQRDLIVKKIRKLRRVGKW; encoded by the coding sequence ATGTTGCGCCCGATCGTGAAACACGGCGAGCGCGTGCTCCAGACGCCTGCGCTGCCGGTGACACAGTTTGACGAATCGCTGCACACCCTCGTGGACGACATGTTGCAGACCATGTACGCCGCACCCGGCATCGGCCTGGCCGCGCCGCAGATCGACGTGCCTCTGCGGGTGTGCGTGATCGATCTCACCGTGGGCAAACGTGGCGGCGAGGTGATCACGCTGGTTAATCCCGTCTTCGTCGAGCGCGACGGCATGCAGCTGGAAGAAGAGGGTTGCCTGAGCGTTCCCGGATTCCAGGCCACCGTGCCGCGGCCCTCGCGCGTGGTCGTCAAGGGGCAGGACATCCACGGCAAGGAGGTTGTGGTGGAAGGCACCGGCCTGCTGGCCCGCGCGCTTCAGCACGAACTCGATCATCTCGATGGGCGCCTCTTCCTCGATCGCCTCCGCGCCCTCCAGCGCGATCTCATCGTCAAGAAGATTCGCAAGTTGCGGCGCGTCGGAAAGTGGTGA
- a CDS encoding methionyl-tRNA formyltransferase, whose product MRVVFFGTPQFAVPSLAALLDAHDVAAVVTRPDRPHGRGQKVSPNPVKALAAARGIPVLQPTRLDDPDWLAQIEALGADLAVVVAYGRLLPQRLLDMPRLGFINVHASLLPRWRGAAPIHRAVLAGDAQTGVTIMRVVLALDAGPAFASASTPIGPTDTSDLLETRLATLGAELLVATIANMASGAVAEIPQDESGVTYAARLERSESQIDWTRPAVEIDRQIRGLQPWPLAAAIVEGRRVAFLKSSVVDADSPATTPGQILEAGDNGLVIACGTGAVRITEVLPEGRRAMPASAFLRGTPVKVGTVVAALPERPVQDGTR is encoded by the coding sequence ATGCGTGTGGTGTTTTTCGGTACTCCTCAGTTCGCGGTTCCTTCACTGGCTGCCCTGCTCGATGCACATGACGTGGCGGCGGTGGTCACGCGCCCCGATCGACCACACGGGCGTGGCCAGAAGGTCAGTCCCAATCCTGTCAAGGCGCTGGCTGCCGCGCGCGGCATCCCCGTCTTGCAGCCGACGCGGCTCGACGACCCGGACTGGTTGGCGCAGATCGAAGCGCTGGGCGCAGACCTCGCGGTGGTGGTGGCCTACGGTCGGTTGCTGCCGCAGCGCCTGCTCGATATGCCGCGACTCGGATTCATCAACGTGCATGCATCGCTGCTGCCACGGTGGCGCGGCGCCGCGCCCATCCACCGCGCCGTGCTCGCAGGTGATGCCCAGACCGGTGTCACGATCATGCGGGTGGTTCTCGCACTCGATGCCGGGCCGGCTTTCGCTTCAGCCTCAACACCGATTGGTCCGACCGATACCAGCGACCTGCTCGAAACACGGCTGGCCACTCTGGGTGCCGAGCTGCTGGTGGCGACCATCGCCAACATGGCAAGCGGTGCGGTCGCTGAAATACCGCAGGATGAGTCAGGGGTGACCTACGCCGCACGGCTCGAGCGGAGCGAGAGCCAGATCGACTGGACCAGGCCTGCCGTGGAGATCGACCGGCAGATTCGGGGGTTACAACCGTGGCCCCTGGCAGCGGCGATCGTGGAAGGCCGGCGCGTCGCGTTCCTGAAGTCCTCTGTTGTGGATGCCGACTCGCCCGCCACCACGCCCGGCCAAATTCTGGAAGCCGGTGACAACGGCCTTGTGATCGCCTGCGGCACTGGCGCCGTTCGCATCACCGAAGTGCTTCCTGAAGGACGCCGCGCCATGCCGGCTTCTGCGTTCCTCCGAGGCACGCCGGTGAAAGTCGGGACCGTGGTCGCGGCCCTTCCGGAGCGGCCGGTCCAGGACGGCACGCGGTGA
- the rsmB gene encoding 16S rRNA (cytosine(967)-C(5))-methyltransferase RsmB has protein sequence MTNVRVLAARVLLGVHHGRSTLATEIDRARRSLTDERDRGLLLELTAGVCRWRAELDACLEPFSQRPLDEIDPPLLATLRVAMYQLRHLDRVPAHAVVHESVEAARTLGNPRAAGFVNGILRAYLRAADTVALPPRPQAESTRRQHLAYLSTTLSHPRWLVARWLDRYGFDDTERWCQFNNSAPEVTVRARLADLDALTLVQDAGVAATRGHYAAEVARLAPGLLGSLAPDLRKDLVVQDEGSIAVAHAVGARPGERVLDVCSAPGGKTVILWNDMAHQGCLIATDARAPRVQVLRQVLQDAAVPERIAVVDATNPLPFGDVFDRVFVDVPCSGLGTLRRDPDVKWAVTLESLPGLAATQRRILAHAAAAVRPGGTLVYATCSSEPEENDDVVDEFLASSPTFHEQALTGELADDRGRLRTTPTRHGLDAFFAARLVRHEGA, from the coding sequence GTGACCAACGTCCGCGTGCTCGCAGCACGCGTGTTGCTTGGTGTACACCACGGTCGCTCCACATTGGCGACCGAGATCGACCGGGCACGGCGCAGCCTGACGGATGAACGCGACCGCGGCCTCCTCCTTGAACTGACGGCAGGCGTGTGCCGCTGGCGCGCCGAACTGGACGCGTGCCTTGAGCCGTTCAGCCAGCGCCCGCTCGACGAGATCGACCCGCCGCTCCTGGCCACACTCCGCGTGGCGATGTATCAACTTCGGCACCTCGATCGCGTGCCGGCACACGCCGTGGTCCACGAATCCGTCGAAGCGGCCCGCACCCTGGGCAATCCGCGGGCGGCGGGCTTCGTCAACGGCATTCTCCGCGCGTACCTGCGCGCGGCCGACACCGTCGCGTTGCCTCCGCGGCCCCAGGCCGAGTCCACACGCCGGCAACACCTGGCCTATCTGAGCACCACGCTTTCGCACCCTCGGTGGCTGGTGGCACGATGGCTCGATCGCTACGGGTTCGATGACACCGAGCGTTGGTGCCAGTTCAACAATTCCGCACCGGAGGTGACGGTTCGCGCGCGCCTGGCCGACTTGGATGCACTGACATTGGTGCAGGATGCCGGCGTCGCCGCCACCCGAGGACACTATGCCGCTGAGGTGGCGCGCCTCGCACCAGGACTGCTCGGCTCACTCGCACCTGACCTGCGCAAGGATCTGGTGGTGCAGGATGAGGGCTCGATCGCGGTGGCCCACGCGGTTGGAGCGAGACCCGGTGAACGGGTGCTCGACGTGTGTTCAGCGCCCGGCGGCAAAACGGTGATTCTTTGGAACGACATGGCGCATCAGGGCTGCCTGATCGCCACCGACGCGCGTGCGCCGCGGGTGCAGGTGCTGCGGCAGGTGCTGCAGGACGCCGCGGTGCCGGAGCGGATCGCCGTGGTGGACGCCACAAATCCGCTGCCGTTCGGAGATGTGTTTGACCGCGTGTTTGTGGACGTCCCCTGCTCCGGTCTCGGCACGTTGCGTCGCGACCCGGATGTGAAATGGGCGGTCACCCTCGAGTCTCTGCCCGGCCTCGCCGCGACCCAGCGCCGGATCCTGGCACATGCCGCCGCAGCGGTGCGTCCCGGGGGCACGCTGGTGTACGCCACGTGCTCTAGCGAGCCCGAAGAAAACGACGATGTGGTGGACGAATTTCTGGCGTCGAGCCCGACTTTCCACGAGCAGGCGCTCACCGGTGAACTGGCCGACGACCGCGGCCGGCTGCGCACCACGCCGACCCGCCATGGCCTCGACGCATTTTTCGCGGCGCGGTTGGTCCGGCACGAAGGCGCGTAG
- a CDS encoding PASTA domain-containing protein: MPTAPRPLPSPHGSLRSRVWTAGRWALLLAGLAATYGVFLLTSMRIAIKVREVTVPDVRGQAVDTASQTLEDLGLTVVLDPLRRPDAVVPADHIWAQDPVAGTVIRRQRPVRIRVSDGMQAAAVPAVIGESERSAQILLAQDRISLTQTSDINSADYAPGVVVAQDPPAKSQAPGVALLVNRGEDGLTYVMPDLIGTSGARVAEILRRRLFRVTIVGEVPYPDLPSGTVVRQSPQAGFQLAPGDPITLEISR; encoded by the coding sequence GTGCCCACTGCCCCGCGCCCCCTGCCATCGCCTCACGGTTCCCTGCGATCGCGCGTCTGGACTGCCGGACGATGGGCGTTGCTGCTGGCGGGGCTGGCCGCAACCTACGGAGTGTTCCTGCTCACTTCCATGCGCATCGCCATCAAAGTGCGCGAAGTGACGGTGCCAGACGTCCGTGGGCAGGCTGTGGACACGGCGTCGCAGACGCTGGAGGATCTGGGCCTGACCGTGGTGCTCGATCCCCTGCGGCGTCCCGATGCGGTGGTGCCGGCCGACCATATCTGGGCGCAGGATCCGGTGGCGGGCACTGTCATCAGGCGCCAACGCCCGGTGCGGATTCGTGTGAGCGACGGCATGCAAGCCGCGGCGGTGCCGGCCGTGATTGGAGAATCCGAACGGTCGGCGCAGATCCTGCTCGCGCAGGATCGCATTAGCCTGACGCAGACATCAGACATCAATAGTGCCGACTACGCTCCGGGCGTGGTCGTGGCCCAGGACCCGCCGGCCAAGAGCCAGGCGCCCGGGGTGGCACTGCTGGTGAACCGGGGCGAAGATGGCCTGACGTACGTGATGCCGGACCTGATTGGGACGTCCGGCGCCCGCGTGGCCGAGATCCTCAGACGCCGCCTCTTTCGCGTGACCATCGTCGGCGAGGTGCCGTACCCGGACCTGCCGTCGGGCACGGTCGTGCGACAGTCGCCGCAAGCCGGATTTCAACTCGCGCCGGGCGACCCGATCACGCTCGAGATCAGTCGATGA
- the rpe gene encoding ribulose-phosphate 3-epimerase translates to MSVRIAPSILAADFARLGEQVLSAISGGAGLIHIDVMDGHFVPNITMGPLVVAAVKRVTPLPLDVHLMITDPDRYLDAFARAGATTITVHVEAAPDLRKTLARIRELGIRAGAAINPDTPVHTLSGVVDVLDHVIVMSVHPGFGGQAFIPGSLDKVRAVRDLVAGAGHVVDIEVDGGVDLTNAAVLAQAGATILVAGASVFGTPDPAIATQALLKAARAGVASA, encoded by the coding sequence ATGAGTGTCCGTATTGCCCCGTCAATTCTGGCGGCGGACTTCGCGCGTCTGGGCGAACAGGTGTTGTCGGCGATCAGTGGCGGCGCCGGGCTCATTCATATCGACGTGATGGATGGCCACTTTGTGCCGAACATCACCATGGGTCCGCTCGTGGTGGCGGCGGTCAAGCGGGTCACTCCCCTGCCGCTCGATGTGCACCTGATGATCACCGACCCCGATCGGTATCTCGATGCGTTTGCGCGCGCCGGCGCCACGACCATCACGGTGCATGTGGAAGCCGCGCCCGATCTGCGCAAGACGCTGGCGCGCATTCGGGAACTCGGCATACGGGCAGGTGCGGCCATCAATCCCGACACGCCGGTCCACACACTCAGCGGCGTGGTGGACGTACTCGATCACGTCATCGTGATGTCCGTGCATCCGGGGTTCGGAGGGCAGGCCTTCATTCCGGGAAGCCTCGACAAAGTGCGCGCGGTGCGTGACCTTGTGGCCGGCGCCGGGCACGTGGTGGATATTGAGGTGGACGGCGGCGTGGACCTGACAAACGCTGCGGTGCTGGCGCAAGCGGGCGCGACGATTCTGGTGGCGGGAGCTTCCGTCTTCGGCACTCCGGACCCGGCCATCGCGACGCAGGCGCTGCTGAAAGCGGCCCGGGCCGGAGTTGCCTCCGCCTGA
- a CDS encoding acyl-CoA thioesterase, which produces MRTSTTTLRVRYAETDQMGVVYHANYLVWFEVGRTDLLRQLGWTYREMEKTGVRLPVIEVECTYRSPARYDDEIEVRTTGRLLSGVRVEFTYEAVVTPGGISSAVGVTRHAAVNLDGRPCRLPERIREAFL; this is translated from the coding sequence ATGCGCACGTCCACGACCACACTGCGCGTCCGCTACGCTGAAACGGATCAGATGGGCGTGGTCTATCACGCCAACTATCTGGTGTGGTTCGAGGTAGGGCGGACAGACCTGCTGCGGCAGCTGGGATGGACCTACCGGGAGATGGAAAAGACGGGCGTACGGCTGCCCGTGATTGAGGTCGAGTGCACGTACCGCAGCCCGGCGCGTTACGATGATGAGATTGAGGTGCGCACCACGGGACGGCTGTTGTCCGGTGTGCGCGTGGAATTCACGTACGAAGCGGTGGTGACGCCTGGGGGCATTTCCTCGGCCGTGGGCGTGACCCGGCATGCGGCGGTGAATTTGGATGGCCGGCCGTGTCGCCTGCCCGAACGTATTCGAGAGGCGTTTTTGTGA
- a CDS encoding NAD-dependent epimerase/dehydratase family protein: MKALVTGAAGFIGSTLADALTTRGVDVLGLDCFTDYYARDIKEGNLAPLRARPNFEFVEDTLQTVPLDPLLDGVTHVFHLAAQAGVRKSWGRDFLTYTTNNVDATQRLLEAVKDRRLEKFVYASSSSVYGDKAPIPMREDAMVQPVSPYGVTKLAAEHLCLLYTANYGVPTSSLRFFTVYGPKQRPDMGFHRFIRAALTGQPITLYGDGEQTRDFTFVDDIVTALIAAGERGLPGSVYNIGGGSRVSINQVLSLIQTITGRQLDIRREASQKGDMRDTFADTSRAKAELGFVPSTTLERGLQAEAEWLSALLGTPLR, encoded by the coding sequence GTGAAGGCACTTGTGACCGGCGCCGCCGGGTTTATTGGATCGACGCTCGCCGACGCGCTCACCACGCGCGGAGTGGACGTGCTGGGCCTGGACTGTTTCACCGACTATTACGCCCGCGACATCAAGGAGGGGAATCTCGCGCCTCTGCGCGCGCGGCCGAACTTCGAGTTTGTCGAGGACACACTACAGACCGTTCCGCTCGATCCGCTCCTCGACGGTGTGACCCACGTGTTCCACCTGGCGGCACAAGCCGGGGTGCGCAAAAGCTGGGGCCGCGACTTCCTGACGTACACGACGAACAATGTGGACGCCACGCAGCGGCTGCTTGAGGCGGTGAAGGACCGGCGCCTCGAAAAATTCGTGTATGCGTCGAGTTCATCGGTCTACGGCGACAAGGCCCCCATTCCGATGCGCGAAGACGCCATGGTGCAGCCCGTCTCGCCGTATGGCGTGACCAAACTCGCCGCCGAGCACTTGTGCCTGCTCTACACGGCGAACTACGGGGTGCCTACCTCGTCGCTGCGTTTCTTCACGGTGTACGGGCCGAAACAACGCCCCGACATGGGGTTCCACCGCTTCATTCGGGCCGCGCTCACCGGCCAGCCCATCACGTTATACGGCGACGGCGAGCAGACACGCGATTTTACGTTTGTGGACGACATTGTGACGGCGCTGATTGCCGCCGGCGAGCGTGGACTGCCGGGCAGTGTCTACAACATCGGCGGCGGCAGCCGGGTGTCCATCAACCAGGTTTTGTCACTGATCCAGACCATTACCGGACGGCAGCTCGATATCCGGCGCGAGGCCAGCCAGAAGGGCGACATGCGCGACACCTTCGCCGATACGTCCAGAGCTAAGGCTGAATTGGGCTTTGTGCCGTCTACAACTCTGGAGCGAGGTCTCCAGGCCGAGGCCGAGTGGCTCTCGGCCCTGCTGGGCACGCCGCTCAGGTAA
- the bamD gene encoding outer membrane protein assembly factor BamD translates to MFIRAAVARLVSPAVVLLLAVAVSSTACGTSQVLPPAGLMSADQWLFERATEALTDRKWFASREYFRRLVDGYPQSEHREAAKLGVGDTYIGENSIESNILAINEFREFLTFFPVSPRADYAQYRIGLAYSRQMLSPQRDQTATKEALRELEVFLQRYPGSKYKPDVETLERAARDRLSQSEYEIGYFYARYNLCAGAVDRFRAVLVADPAFSGRDGVYFHMGECLLKMGTPAEALPWYERLMVEFEKSLFIERAKKRVAEIKGSVTR, encoded by the coding sequence ATGTTCATCCGCGCCGCTGTTGCCCGTCTTGTTTCCCCGGCCGTAGTCCTGCTTCTGGCAGTCGCGGTGTCTTCAACCGCCTGCGGCACGTCACAGGTGCTGCCCCCGGCTGGCCTCATGTCGGCCGACCAGTGGTTGTTTGAGCGTGCCACCGAGGCCCTCACCGACCGGAAGTGGTTCGCCTCACGCGAATATTTCCGCCGGCTGGTTGACGGGTATCCCCAGAGCGAACATCGTGAAGCCGCCAAACTCGGCGTCGGCGACACGTACATCGGCGAAAACTCGATCGAATCAAACATCCTCGCGATTAATGAATTCCGCGAGTTCCTGACGTTTTTCCCAGTCTCCCCGAGGGCCGATTACGCCCAGTACCGCATCGGGCTGGCGTACTCGCGCCAGATGCTGTCGCCGCAGCGCGACCAGACGGCCACCAAAGAAGCGCTTCGCGAACTTGAAGTCTTTCTCCAGCGGTACCCGGGCAGCAAGTACAAGCCGGACGTGGAAACCCTGGAGCGCGCCGCGCGCGACCGGCTGTCACAGTCGGAATACGAAATCGGCTATTTCTACGCCCGCTACAACCTCTGCGCCGGCGCCGTGGATCGCTTCCGCGCCGTGCTCGTCGCCGACCCGGCGTTCTCAGGGCGCGACGGCGTCTACTTCCACATGGGCGAGTGCCTGCTCAAGATGGGCACCCCGGCCGAAGCCCTGCCGTGGTACGAGCGCCTGATGGTGGAATTCGAGAAGAGCCTCTTCATCGAGCGCGCCAAGAAGCGCGTGGCCGAGATCAAGGGCAGCGTCACGCGCTAG